In Nycticebus coucang isolate mNycCou1 chromosome 9, mNycCou1.pri, whole genome shotgun sequence, the following are encoded in one genomic region:
- the LOC128594839 gene encoding MHC class I polypeptide-related sequence A-like: MLYDGQKGRAEPQVPWAEPFLGNETKDLKQNGKALRMTMAQIKDQKGGLGAAWHSLQEITECEIHKDNSTSGFRHFYHDGKFFLSQNLKTQQIVPSFSRAKEIRKILITEAMTHASPVLADCVHKLQRHLESKMGFRRAVPPTVNVTHSQVLDGYMGHGRNQSTDTGNARRPWSRWLAILCALIFASPMVYFFWLKKRTSAAGGPDLVSLHVLDQGQVVTGAHEGTTQLGLQALLLAPGATGHAEGTQTLQPGGLASPP; the protein is encoded by the exons ATGCTCTATGATGGGCAGAAAGGCAGGGCAGAGCCTCAGGTGCCCTGGGCAGAACCATTCCTGGGAAATGAGACCAAAGACTTGAAACAGAATGGGAAGGCTCTCAGGATGACGATGGCGCAAATAAAAGACCAGAAAGGAG GGTTAGGGGCAGCCTGGCATTCGCTGCAGGAGATAACGGAATGTGAGATCCACAAAGACAATAGCACCAGTGGCTTCAGGCATTTCTACCATGATGGGAAGTTCTTCTTATCCCAAAACCTGAAGACTCAGCAGATAGTGCCCTCGTTCTCAAGAGCTAAGGAAATCCGGAAGATCTTGATTACAGAAGCCATGACACACGCCAGCCCTGTGCTGGCAGACTGTGTGCATAAGCTACAGCGACATCTGGAATCCAAGATGGGCTTCAGGAGAGCAG tacCCCCGACAGTAAATGTGACCCACAGTCAGGTCTTGGATGGCTACATGGGACACGGCAGGAATCAGAGCACTGACACAG GGAATGCCCGGAGGCCTTGGAGTCGATGGCTAGCCATTCTCTGTGCCCTTATTTTTGCCTCGCCTATGGTGTATTTCTTTTGGTTAAAGAAGAGGACATCAGCTGCCGGAGGTCCAG ATCTCGTGAGCCTGCACGTCCTGGACCAAGGCCAAGTTGTGACAGGAGCCCATGAGGGCACCACACAGCTGGGGTTGCAGGCTCTGCTGTTGGCTCCTGGGGCCACTGGCCACGCTGAAGGCACCCAGACCTTGCAGCCAGGTGGCCTGGCCTCACCTCCTTGA